From a single Nematostella vectensis chromosome 3, jaNemVect1.1, whole genome shotgun sequence genomic region:
- the LOC5519969 gene encoding D-arabinitol dehydrogenase 1: MNNSVQLWDGQLSVITRPVPHVSNPSEVIVKVAYSGICDRDLQILEGELPAAKCVVLGHEFSGVVSDVGSDVKNVSIGDRVVVNPNSSCNTCKACRRGQPHFCEKGGTGSAIGVWKNGGWTQYARVHAPNIHIVPPQVSLKQAALCEPISCVLHGLDKLHPAARDSKILVSGTGVTGLLWMCILHFHGYRRVTVIEFSEQWRMLAMGLNLGFKILHPDTVHTDLVEATQSQNNTWGFDVIIECTGLSVLVQSAIKWLGYGGKLLIFGSSAKDSEVKISPYEIHHKEIQILGSSMNPFSFLHSVELVRDMSEYLDYEKLGISVFKLTDYQAALTKLKQGSVLKAVFAT, translated from the exons ATGAACAACTCAGTACAGCTTTGGGACGGTCAGCTATCTGTGATCACACGGCCAGTGCCGCATGTTTCCAACCCGAGCGAAGTGATCGTGAAGGTCGCATACTCGGGCATCTGCGATCGAGACCTCCAGATCTTAGAGGGAGAATTACCAGCTGCGAAGTGTGTCGTTCTCGGTCATGAGTTTTCTGGTGTCGTGAGTGACGTTGGAAGCGACGTGAAGAATGTGTCCATAGGTGATCG TGTTGTTGTTAACCCTAATAGCAGCTGTAACACATGTAAGGCTTGTCGAAGAGGGCAGCCCCACTTCTGCGAAAAAGGAGGTACCGGCTCTGCAATAGGAGTCTGGAAAAATGGTGGATGGACACAGTACGCTCGTGTACATGCACCAAATATACACATCGTCCCTCCACAAGTGAGCCTCAAACAAGCAGCACTTTGTGAGCCAATATCCTGTGTACTGCATGGGCTCGACAAGTTACACCCGGCTGCCAGGGATTCCAAGATACTTGTTTCAGGAACAGGAGTGACAGGCTTACTCTGGATGTGCATCTTACACTTTCATGGATACAGAAGGGTGACAGTTATTGAGTTCTCAGAGCAGTGGAGAATGTTAGCGATGGGGCTTAATTTAGGCTTCAAAATCTTGCACCCAGACACTGTGCACACGGATTTAGTAGAAGCAACACAATCCCAAAATAATACCTGGGGATTTGACGTCATTATCGAGTGTACTGGCTTGTCAGTGTTGGTGCAAAGTGCCATAAAGTGGTTGGGGTATGGCGGCAAACTCCTTATATTCGGGAGTAGTGCAAAAGACTCTGAGGTAAAAATAAGCCCATACGAGATCCACCACAAGGAAATCCAGATTTTGGGGTCTTCTATGAatccattttcttttttacattCGGTTGAGTTAGTGAGAGACATGTCAGAGTATTTGGATTATGAAAAACTTGGGATATCTGTTTTTAAGCTAACTGACTACCAAGCTGCCTTGACAAAGCTGAAACAAGGTTCTGTTCTAAAAGCAGTTTTTGCTACCTAG